The Gammaproteobacteria bacterium genome contains the following window.
TGCGACGTCAGATTTCCGATAGGCAGGCCCCGTGGACGGCAGAGGGCCAGGAGGTCGTCTCCGGGGAACAGAGCGGGTTCGTATTCCTGGTCCAGCACCCCCTTTCCGCTGTCGATGATGGTCCCGGCCAGCGAAAGGGTACGTTCATCGTGGAGGTGGCGGCCGAGGATATCCAGCAGGATCCCGTGGTCGATGGCCGGAAAGTGCTTGACGATATCGAGCCGCAGGACGTAATCGAAGGATTGCGCAAGGCGTTGGAGACGGTCCACGGCCCGGTGCGTGCCCTTGCCCCGTCGATTTGCATAGCTGTCCGGGATGAAGCGGCCGTCTAAAATCGGCTCGATCACATTGCACAGGGCATGATGCACGACGCGGTCCCTGAAAGGTGCGGCGCTGATTCTCCGGCGCTTCGGTTCATGAATGTAAAAATGGGTGTAGGGGCCGGGACGGTAGGTATCCCGTTCCAGCTCGGATTTCAGTTCGAGCAGCGCGTCGGCCAGGCCGCATTCGAACGCTGCCGCGGGCGCTGACCGCCGTTTGCCTTTCGATGCCTTTTTCCAGGCCGAGTAGAGATTCGAAAATTCGCAGACCTTTCCAAAATCATCTTCGGGAGCCGCCAACGTGCAGGAAGACATGATCATCTTGACCAGGACATTCGATTTGCTCGCCTGGCTATTGCCGAAAACGGACAAGTTTCCGAAAACCCACCGGTTCAGCACGACACGGCGCTTGATCGAAGCTACGCTGGATTTCCAAGAACGCCTGTTTATCGCCCGCAAGCTCCGTGGCCCGCAGAGGAGGTCCGTGCTGATTGAATGCGACACGAAGCTCGATATCGTCCGACTCTACCTGCGTCTGGCGCATCACTGGCATTGGTTGAGCGACGGCCAGTACGAGCATGTGAGCCGGCAGGTAGCAGAGCTGGGCAGACTACTGGGGGGATGGATAAAACAAAGTGGTAAAAAATAGGGCGCTCCGGGCTTTCGCCGGGGAGCGCCCCCCTTCGATATGCGCCCGACGCCACCAGGCGTGCGGACCGGACGCACCCGCGCCATTAAACCACTCTGCCGTGTCCTGCAAACCATGGTCGACAGGCCCTCACGCCTGCAAAGCGGTGGGTAATGTGGGCAGACGACAACACCCGAAACCCGATGTTGTTGTTACGGTTGTCGGGATTGTTCCTGTTGCGGATCGCGGCGCGCGCGTTGTCTGGATTGTTGATCCAGGAGCCGCCGCGCAGCACGTCTGTCATATCCGGGGCGCCCGACTGGACAAGCCAGCGCGCGAATTTTCGCAAAAAATCGCGCCCGGCGCTATCGCGCCGGTCGACAGCGGACAGACGATCAGCGGCCATCGATGGGGGCAGACGACAACACCCGAAACCCGATGTGGTGGTAACGGAAGTCGGGACTGTGCCCGCCGCGGAACGCGGCGCGCGCGCTGCCTGGACCGAGGAACCAGGAGCCGCCGCGCAGCACGCGAAAATCACCACTGTTGTCAGCGGCGATCACCTCTGGTTTATCGTACTTGTTAAGACACCACTCCCAGACATTGCCGGCGAGATCCAGCACGCCCTCGCTCGAGGCCCCCTGCGGGTACACCCCCACGGCGGTCGTCTGTTCCAGGTTCCACGGTCCGATCTTGTTCTCCTTTTCGTCGACATTCGCAAAGCCGGAGCGGTAGTCCCCGCCCCACGGGTAGTCGCGCCCGCCCCTGCCCCGCGCCACCCGCTCCCACTCCTGCTCCGTCGGCAGGCGGACCTCGTAACCGAGCTGTGCCGAAAGCCAGCGCGTGAATGCCACCGCCTCGTACCAGTCCACATTGGTGCGGGGGCGATTGGGCTGCGACCAGCTTGAAGTTTCAGGCTCTGGTTTCCGCAGGTCCTGCCACCAGCGTTCGTCTTCGTATCCCCCTGCTTCGACGAATGCCTGGAACTGGACGTTGGTGACGAGGTATCGTGAAATGAAGAA
Protein-coding sequences here:
- a CDS encoding RNA-dependent DNA polymerase → MSSCTLAAPEDDFGKVCEFSNLYSAWKKASKGKRRSAPAAAFECGLADALLELKSELERDTYRPGPYTHFYIHEPKRRRISAAPFRDRVVHHALCNVIEPILDGRFIPDSYANRRGKGTHRAVDRLQRLAQSFDYVLRLDIVKHFPAIDHGILLDILGRHLHDERTLSLAGTIIDSGKGVLDQEYEPALFPGDDLLALCRPRGLPIGNLTSQFWSNCYLHPLDTFVKRELQCKGYVRYVDDFALFSNSKQQLWEWKEAVHGRLETLRLRFHEHSAQVVPVRTGIPWLGFVVYPQYRRLKRRKVVCATRRLRKRYEEWRRGKITFGELDASVQGWINHVRYADSWGLRRHVLARVSA
- the avd gene encoding diversity-generating retroelement protein Avd codes for the protein MIILTRTFDLLAWLLPKTDKFPKTHRFSTTRRLIEATLDFQERLFIARKLRGPQRRSVLIECDTKLDIVRLYLRLAHHWHWLSDGQYEHVSRQVAELGRLLGGWIKQSGKK
- a CDS encoding SUMF1/EgtB/PvdO family nonheme iron enzyme; translation: MAADRLSAVDRRDSAGRDFLRKFARWLVQSGAPDMTDVLRGGSWINNPDNARAAIRNRNNPDNRNNNIGFRVLSSAHITHRFAGVRACRPWFAGHGRVV
- a CDS encoding formylglycine-generating enzyme family protein — its product is MQDLTPNKIFVPDIDWVRIPGGEFLYGEEQERISRDTFFISRYLVTNVQFQAFVEAGGYEDERWWQDLRKPEPETSSWSQPNRPRTNVDWYEAVAFTRWLSAQLGYEVRLPTEQEWERVARGRGGRDYPWGGDYRSGFANVDEKENKIGPWNLEQTTAVGVYPQGASSEGVLDLAGNVWEWCLNKYDKPEVIAADNSGDFRVLRGGSWFLGPGSARAAFRGGHSPDFRYHHIGFRVLSSAPIDGR